The Pseudomonas extremaustralis genome contains a region encoding:
- a CDS encoding cob(I)yrinic acid a,c-diamide adenosyltransferase: MGFRLSKIYTRTGDKGETGLGDGRRVGKDHPRVEAIGEVDTLNSQLGLLLASLEEQSGKHPALKDVIEVLTPCQHRLFDLGGELAMPVYKALNEAEVNRLEAAIDRWNEEVGSLENFILPGGSALIAQAHICRSLARSAERRCQHLNAVEPLEGVALAYINRLSDLLFVAARVIAKRQGVAEVLWQAAAKPH, from the coding sequence ATGGGCTTTCGCCTGTCGAAGATTTACACCCGTACCGGCGACAAGGGCGAAACCGGCCTGGGCGACGGCCGTCGGGTAGGCAAGGACCATCCCCGGGTAGAGGCCATTGGCGAGGTCGATACGCTGAACAGCCAACTGGGACTGCTGCTGGCCAGTCTTGAAGAACAGAGCGGCAAGCATCCGGCGCTGAAGGATGTGATCGAGGTGTTGACCCCCTGCCAACATCGCCTGTTTGACTTGGGCGGTGAGTTAGCGATGCCGGTGTACAAGGCGCTGAATGAGGCCGAGGTGAACCGGCTGGAAGCGGCGATTGATCGCTGGAATGAGGAAGTGGGGTCGTTGGAAAACTTCATTTTGCCGGGTGGTTCAGCGTTGATCGCCCAAGCCCATATATGCCGAAGCCTGGCGCGCAGCGCGGAACGACGGTGTCAGCATTTGAATGCGGTCGAACCGTTGGAAGGGGTGGCGCTGGCGTATATCAATCGGCTGTCGGACTTGCTGTTTGTAGCGGCCAGGGTGATCGCCAAGCGCCAGGGTGTCGCAGAGGTTTTGTGGCAGGCGGCGGCTAAACCTCACTGA
- a CDS encoding YajQ family cyclic di-GMP-binding protein encodes MPSFDVVSELDKHEVTNAVENAVKELDRRYDLKGKGSFEFKEKELTVNLTAEADFQLEAMIEILKLALVKRKIDVQCLEVKDAYASGKLMKQEAVLKEGIDKELAKKIVAHIKDAKLKVQAAIQGEQVRVTGKKRDDLQEAIAALRAKTFDMPLQFNNFRD; translated from the coding sequence ATGCCTTCGTTCGACGTGGTATCCGAACTGGACAAACACGAAGTCACCAACGCCGTCGAGAACGCCGTCAAGGAACTGGACCGTCGCTATGACTTGAAAGGCAAGGGCAGCTTCGAATTCAAGGAAAAGGAACTGACCGTCAACCTGACCGCTGAAGCCGATTTCCAGCTGGAAGCGATGATCGAGATCCTCAAGCTGGCCCTGGTCAAGCGCAAGATCGACGTGCAATGCCTTGAAGTCAAGGACGCCTACGCCTCCGGCAAGCTGATGAAGCAGGAAGCCGTGCTCAAGGAAGGCATCGACAAAGAGTTGGCGAAGAAGATCGTCGCCCATATCAAGGATGCCAAGCTGAAAGTCCAGGCCGCCATCCAGGGTGAGCAGGTACGGGTTACGGGCAAGAAGCGTGACGACCTGCAAGAGGCCATCGCCGCCCTGCGCGCCAAGACCTTCGATATGCCGCTGCAGTTCAATAACTTTCGCGACTGA
- a CDS encoding sensor histidine kinase has protein sequence MPLRQRLENLPVGQKLLAALLVLLTTVLLVANLTFISAAYWISQESMAPQALQAIGRLVSNPALAAEALESPAKADALLNELTSYSPLRAAALYDGEGNRLAQMQHGDRLHLPDHYRHIEAWRVTEFRSNQVITLPRPGQPSGHLLLVASSELPMAFYTGTLTASLGILIFSVLLWLIIARQIKRLITRPIHELEELSRQVTREENYALRAGPGNRDEIGSLAEAFNTMLSRIEAREQQLKRARDDSQAAYDQAQGLAEETRHTNRKLELEVQVRSKIEKKLTGFQNYLNSIIDSMPSALIALDEQLYVTQWNQEASALSGTRLDEALNQPIDLAFQPLKPFLPQIKATVEQHTVERIERVTWTKDDEPKHYALTFYPLTGGAGRGVVIRIDDITQRLSLEEMMVQSEKMLSVGGLAAGMAHEINNPLGAILHNVQNIRRRLSPDLPKNLEHAEQLGIELDTVNRYLQSREVPQLLDGIQQAGARAAKIVTHMLSFSRRSNRQMAPCDLPALIDQAVEIAGNDFDLTIGFDFKGQAIIRQFDPQLGPVPGTANELEQVLLNLLKNAAQAIHLREDDSEPGRIILRTRLNPPWAEIQVEDNGIGMSENVRKRTFEPFFTTKEIGQGTGLGLSVSYFIITNNHKGQMEVHSTPGQGTCFTLRLPLAGSQPLPHELTQLEH, from the coding sequence ATGCCGCTGCGCCAGCGTCTAGAAAACCTACCGGTCGGGCAGAAACTGCTGGCCGCCCTGCTGGTGTTGCTGACCACCGTGTTGCTGGTGGCCAACCTGACTTTCATCAGCGCCGCCTACTGGATCTCCCAGGAAAGCATGGCGCCCCAGGCGTTGCAGGCCATCGGTCGACTGGTGTCCAACCCGGCGCTGGCGGCAGAAGCCCTTGAATCCCCCGCCAAAGCCGACGCCCTGCTCAATGAACTGACCAGCTATTCGCCATTACGCGCCGCCGCGCTTTACGACGGCGAAGGCAACCGCCTGGCGCAGATGCAACATGGCGATCGCCTGCACCTGCCAGACCACTACCGTCATATCGAAGCCTGGCGCGTCACCGAATTCCGCAGCAATCAAGTCATCACCCTGCCCCGCCCCGGCCAACCTTCCGGGCATTTGTTGCTGGTGGCCAGCAGTGAGCTGCCGATGGCCTTCTATACCGGCACACTGACCGCCAGCCTGGGCATCCTGATTTTCAGTGTGCTGTTGTGGCTGATCATCGCCCGGCAGATCAAACGCCTGATCACCCGGCCCATCCACGAGCTGGAAGAACTCTCACGCCAGGTGACCCGCGAAGAGAACTACGCCCTGCGCGCAGGCCCCGGCAACCGCGATGAAATCGGCAGCTTGGCCGAAGCCTTCAACACCATGCTGTCGCGCATCGAAGCCCGCGAGCAGCAGCTCAAGCGCGCACGGGACGATTCCCAGGCCGCTTACGACCAGGCCCAGGGCTTGGCGGAAGAGACGCGCCATACCAACCGCAAGCTGGAGCTGGAAGTTCAGGTTCGCAGCAAAATCGAGAAAAAACTCACCGGCTTTCAGAATTATCTGAACAGCATTATCGACTCGATGCCATCGGCACTGATCGCCCTGGATGAGCAGCTCTACGTGACACAGTGGAACCAGGAAGCCAGCGCGCTTTCCGGCACGCGCCTGGACGAAGCCTTGAATCAGCCGATCGACCTGGCCTTCCAACCGCTCAAGCCGTTCCTGCCGCAGATCAAGGCCACCGTCGAGCAACACACGGTAGAACGCATAGAGCGTGTCACCTGGACCAAGGACGATGAGCCCAAGCATTACGCGCTGACCTTCTACCCGCTGACCGGCGGTGCGGGCCGCGGCGTGGTGATCCGTATCGATGACATTACCCAGCGCCTGTCCCTGGAAGAAATGATGGTGCAGTCGGAAAAGATGCTTTCCGTTGGCGGGCTCGCCGCAGGCATGGCCCACGAGATCAACAACCCGTTGGGAGCGATCCTGCATAACGTGCAGAATATTCGCCGCCGCCTGTCCCCCGACCTGCCCAAGAACCTCGAGCATGCCGAGCAATTGGGCATCGAGCTGGACACCGTCAACCGCTATCTGCAAAGCCGCGAAGTGCCACAACTGCTCGACGGCATCCAGCAAGCCGGGGCGCGAGCGGCAAAAATCGTCACCCATATGCTCAGCTTCAGCCGTCGCAGTAACCGCCAGATGGCGCCCTGCGATCTGCCCGCACTGATCGACCAGGCAGTGGAAATCGCCGGTAACGACTTCGACCTCACCATCGGCTTCGACTTCAAGGGCCAGGCGATCATCCGCCAGTTCGACCCGCAACTGGGCCCGGTGCCCGGCACCGCCAACGAGTTGGAACAGGTGCTGCTCAATCTGCTTAAAAACGCCGCCCAGGCCATTCACCTGCGCGAAGACGACAGTGAGCCGGGCCGTATCATCCTGCGCACCCGTCTCAACCCGCCATGGGCGGAGATCCAGGTGGAAGACAACGGCATCGGCATGAGCGAAAACGTGCGCAAACGGACCTTCGAGCCGTTCTTCACCACCAAGGAAATCGGCCAGGGCACAGGGTTGGGGCTGTCGGTGTCTTATTTCATCATCACCAATAACCACAAGGGCCAGATGGAAGTGCATTCCACCCCTGGCCAGGGCACCTGCTTCACCTTGCGCCTGCCCTTGGCCGGCAGCCAACCACTCCCTCACGAACTTACCCAACTGGAGCACTGA
- a CDS encoding Nudix family hydrolase — protein MKRVHVAAAVIRGADGRVLLARRADTQHQGGLWEFPGGKVEADESVATALSRELQEELGIQVTTARPLIKVQHDYPDKQVLLDVWEVSAFTGEPHGAEGQPLEWVAPRDLLNYEFPAANAPIVAAARLPAEYLITPGDLETPTLLRGVQKAIAGGIKLVQLRAPNGYDPKYRDLAVDAVGLCAGKAQLMLKGPFEWLGDFPAAGWHMTSAQLRKYASKGRPLPKDRWLAASCHNAEELALAELMDVDFVTLSPVQPTQTHPDAQPLGWEQAAALISGFSKPVFLLGGVGPDEREQAWQAGAQGVAGIRAFWPQA, from the coding sequence GTGAAACGAGTGCATGTAGCAGCAGCGGTGATCCGCGGCGCCGACGGCAGGGTCCTGCTGGCCCGCCGCGCCGACACCCAGCATCAGGGCGGCCTCTGGGAGTTTCCCGGCGGCAAGGTGGAGGCTGATGAGTCGGTCGCCACCGCACTGTCGCGCGAATTGCAGGAAGAGTTGGGCATTCAGGTCACCACGGCGCGGCCGTTGATCAAGGTGCAGCATGACTACCCGGACAAACAGGTGTTGCTGGATGTCTGGGAAGTGTCGGCCTTTACCGGCGAACCCCATGGCGCCGAGGGGCAGCCGCTGGAATGGGTGGCGCCTCGGGATCTGCTCAACTATGAGTTCCCGGCGGCGAATGCGCCGATTGTTGCCGCCGCGCGTTTGCCCGCCGAATACCTGATCACCCCAGGCGATCTGGAAACCCCGACCTTGTTGCGCGGTGTCCAGAAAGCTATCGCGGGGGGCATCAAGCTGGTGCAACTGCGCGCACCCAACGGCTACGACCCCAAGTACCGTGACCTTGCGGTGGATGCGGTGGGGCTGTGTGCCGGCAAGGCGCAATTGATGCTCAAGGGCCCGTTTGAATGGCTGGGGGATTTTCCTGCCGCCGGCTGGCACATGACCTCCGCGCAATTGCGTAAATACGCCAGCAAAGGGCGACCGCTGCCGAAGGATCGCTGGCTGGCAGCTTCGTGCCACAACGCCGAAGAACTGGCGCTGGCCGAGTTGATGGACGTGGATTTCGTCACGCTGTCACCGGTGCAACCGACCCAGACCCATCCCGATGCCCAGCCTCTCGGTTGGGAGCAGGCTGCGGCGTTGATCAGCGGGTTCAGCAAACCGGTGTTTCTGCTGGGCGGTGTCGGGCCTGACGAGCGGGAACAGGCGTGGCAAGCCGGAGCCCAAGGTGTGGCGGGGATTCGGGCGTTTTGGCCGCAAGCTTGA
- a CDS encoding putative 2-dehydropantoate 2-reductase, protein MSTTWHILGAGSLGTLWATRLARAGVPVRLILRDEARLASYQTAGGLTLVEHGVEQSYPVIGETADSPEPIHRLLVACKAYDAQSAVAQLQHRLVPDAELILLQNGLGSQDAVAAQLPQARCIFASSTEGAFRDGNWRVVFAGHGYTWLGDTRHPTPPLWLEDLHAAGIPHEWSTDILTRLWRKLALNCAINPLTVLYQCRNGELQAHQCEVATLCAELGELLECCGQPAAARDLQHEVERVIHATAANYSSMYQDVANARRTEISYLLGYACQAAARHQLNLPHLQQLQIRLVDQLRAHGLPRD, encoded by the coding sequence ATGTCGACCACCTGGCATATCCTTGGCGCCGGCAGCCTGGGCACACTCTGGGCCACCCGCTTGGCTCGCGCTGGCGTGCCCGTCAGGTTGATCCTGCGCGATGAGGCGCGCCTGGCCAGCTATCAGACCGCAGGCGGGCTGACGCTGGTAGAGCATGGTGTCGAACAGAGCTACCCAGTGATCGGCGAAACAGCCGACAGTCCCGAACCGATTCATCGCCTGCTGGTGGCATGCAAGGCCTACGACGCCCAAAGCGCCGTCGCACAGTTGCAACACCGCCTCGTACCCGACGCCGAGCTGATCCTGCTGCAGAACGGCCTCGGCAGCCAGGACGCAGTAGCCGCGCAACTGCCCCAGGCCCGCTGCATTTTCGCCTCAAGCACCGAGGGCGCGTTTCGTGATGGCAACTGGCGCGTCGTGTTTGCCGGCCATGGCTACACCTGGCTGGGGGACACTCGTCACCCCACCCCACCGCTGTGGCTGGAGGACCTGCACGCCGCTGGCATTCCCCACGAATGGAGCACCGACATCCTCACGCGTCTGTGGCGCAAGCTGGCGCTCAATTGTGCGATCAACCCGCTGACCGTGCTGTACCAGTGCCGCAACGGCGAACTGCAGGCCCATCAATGTGAAGTGGCGACCCTGTGCGCCGAGCTCGGCGAACTGCTGGAATGCTGCGGCCAACCCGCCGCAGCGCGGGATCTGCAGCACGAAGTGGAACGGGTGATCCACGCCACGGCCGCCAATTACTCCTCCATGTATCAGGACGTGGCCAACGCCCGGCGCACCGAAATCAGCTATTTGCTGGGCTATGCTTGCCAGGCGGCGGCCCGTCACCAACTGAACTTGCCGCATTTGCAACAACTGCAAATACGCCTGGTCGACCAGTTACGCGCACACGGATTGCCCCGCGACTGA
- the argJ gene encoding bifunctional glutamate N-acetyltransferase/amino-acid acetyltransferase ArgJ: protein MAVGLGPLPTLHPVAGFELGIASAGIKRPGRKDVVVMRCAEGSTVAGVFTLNAFCAAPVILARQRVAGPIRYLLTNTGNANAGTGEPGLVAAARTCAKLAQLAGVDASQVLPYSTGVIGEPLPVEKIEGALQAALDDLSVDNWAAAATGIMTTDTMPKGASRQFVHDGVTVTVTGISKGAGMIRPNMATMLGYIATDAKVSRDVLQSLVLDGANKSFNRITIDGDTSTNDCCMLIATGQANLPQITEASGPLFAALKQAVFEVCMDVAQAIVRDGEGATKFVTVEVNGGGNHQECLDVGYTVAHSPLIKTALFASDPNWGRILAAVGRAGVPDLDVSKIDVFLGDVCIASRGARAETYTEAQGSAVMQQEEITIRIELGRGDCSETIWTTDLSHEYVKINAEYRT from the coding sequence ATGGCTGTTGGTCTTGGTCCTTTGCCCACTTTGCACCCGGTTGCCGGTTTTGAACTCGGTATCGCTTCGGCCGGGATCAAACGCCCAGGGCGCAAGGATGTGGTGGTGATGCGCTGTGCCGAAGGCTCGACGGTCGCGGGCGTGTTCACGCTCAATGCTTTCTGCGCCGCACCGGTGATCCTGGCCAGGCAGCGCGTTGCCGGCCCGATCCGTTACCTGCTGACCAACACCGGCAATGCCAACGCTGGCACCGGCGAGCCTGGCCTGGTAGCTGCCGCGCGCACCTGCGCCAAGCTGGCTCAGTTGGCCGGCGTGGATGCCAGCCAAGTGCTGCCATACTCCACCGGTGTGATCGGCGAGCCGCTGCCTGTCGAGAAAATCGAAGGTGCCCTGCAGGCCGCGCTGGACGACCTGTCTGTGGATAACTGGGCTGCCGCCGCCACCGGCATCATGACCACCGACACCATGCCCAAGGGCGCGAGCCGCCAGTTCGTGCACGACGGCGTGACCGTCACCGTGACTGGTATCAGCAAGGGCGCGGGCATGATCCGTCCAAACATGGCCACCATGCTCGGCTACATTGCCACCGATGCCAAAGTTTCCCGCGACGTACTGCAGAGCCTGGTGCTGGACGGCGCCAACAAGTCGTTCAACCGCATCACCATCGATGGCGATACCTCGACCAACGACTGCTGCATGCTGATCGCCACCGGCCAGGCCAACCTGCCGCAGATCACCGAGGCCAGCGGCCCGCTGTTCGCTGCGTTGAAGCAAGCGGTATTCGAAGTGTGCATGGATGTGGCCCAGGCCATCGTGCGTGACGGCGAAGGCGCGACCAAGTTCGTGACGGTCGAAGTCAACGGCGGCGGCAATCACCAGGAGTGCCTGGATGTCGGCTATACCGTGGCCCACTCGCCGCTGATCAAGACTGCGTTGTTTGCCTCCGACCCGAACTGGGGCCGGATTCTCGCTGCGGTTGGCCGTGCCGGTGTGCCGGACCTGGACGTGAGCAAGATCGACGTGTTCCTGGGCGACGTCTGCATTGCCAGTCGTGGCGCCCGCGCCGAGACCTACACCGAAGCCCAGGGCTCGGCCGTGATGCAGCAGGAAGAAATCACCATCCGTATCGAACTGGGGCGCGGCGATTGCAGCGAAACCATCTGGACTACCGACCTGTCCCACGAGTACGTGAAGATCAATGCGGAATACCGCACCTGA